The proteins below are encoded in one region of Saccopteryx leptura isolate mSacLep1 chromosome 1, mSacLep1_pri_phased_curated, whole genome shotgun sequence:
- the HNRNPU gene encoding heterogeneous nuclear ribonucleoprotein U, whose translation MSSSPVNVKKLKVSELKEELKKRRLSDKGLKADLMERLQAALDDEVAGGRPAMEPGNGSLDLGGDSAGRSGAGLEQEAATGGDEEEEEEEEEEGIAALDGDQMEVGEEEEAASEDENGDDQGFQEGEDELGEEEEGAGDENGHGEQQAQPPTTPQQQPQQQRGAAKEAAGKSSGPTSLFAVTVAPPGARQGQQQSGGDGKTEQKGGDKKRGVKRPREDHGRGYFEYIEENKYSRAKSPQPPVEEEDEHFDDTVVCLDTYNCDLHFKISRDRLSASSLTMESFAFLWAGGRASYGVSKGKVCFEMKVTEKIPVRHLYTKDIDIHEVRIGWSLTTSGMLLGEEDFSYGYSLKGIKTCSCETEEYGEKFDENDVITCFANFESDEIELSYAKNGQDLGVAFKISKEVLAGRPLFPHVLCHNCAVEFNFGQKEKPYFPIPEDYAFIQNVPLEDRVRGPKGPEEKKDCEVVMMIGLPGAGKTTWVTKHAAENPGKYNILGTNTIMDKMMVAGFKKQMADTGKLNTLLQRAPQCLGKFIEIAARKKRNFILDQTNVSAAAQRRKMCLFAGFQRKAVVVCPKDEEYKQRTQKKAEVEGKDLPEHAVLKMKGNFTLPEVAECFDEITYVELQKEEAQKLLEQYKEESKKALPPEKKQNTGSKKSNKNKSGKNQFNRGGGHRGRGGFNMRGGNFRGGAPGNRGGYNRRGNMPQRGGGGSGSGGIGYPYPRGPVFSSRGGYSNRGGNYNRGGMPNRGNYNQNFRGRGNNRGYKNQSQGYNQWQQGQFWGQKPWSQHYHQGYY comes from the exons ATGAGTTCCTCCCCTGTTAATGTAAAAAAGCTGAAGGTTTCGGAGCTGAAAGAGGAGCTTAAGAAGCGGCGTCTTTCCGACAAGGGCCTCAAGGCCGACCTCATGGAGCGACTCCAGGCCGCGCTGGACGACGAGGTGGCCGGGGGCCGCCCCGCCATGGAGCCTGGGAACGGCAGCCTAGACCTGGGCGGGGATTCCGCCGGGCGCTCGGGAGCAGGCCTCGAGCAGGAGGCCGCGACCGGCGgcgacgaggaggaggaggaagaggaagaggaggaagggatcGCCGCCCTGGATGGCGACCAGATGGAGGTaggcgaggaggaggaggccgcCTCGGAGGACGAGAACGGCGACGACCAGGGTTTCCAGGAAGGGGAGGATGAGCTCGGCGAGGAGGAGGAAGGCGCGGGCGACGAGAACGGGCACGGGGAGCAGCAGGCTCAACCGCCGACGACGCCGCAGCAACAGCCCCAACAGCAGCGTGGGGCCGCCAAGGAGGCCGCGGGGAAGAGCAGCGGCCCCACCTCGCTTTTCGCGGTGACGGTGGCGCCGCCCGGGGCCAGGCAGGGCCAGCAACAGTCGGGAG GAGACGGCAAAACTGAGCAGAAAGGCGGGGATAAAAAAAGAGGTGTCAAACGACCTCGGGAAGACCATGGCCGTGGATATTTTGAGTACATTGAAGAGAACAAGTATAGCAG AGCCAAATCTCCTCAGCCACCTGTTGAAGAAGAAGATGAACACTTCGATGATACAGTGGTTTGTCTTGACACTT ATAATTGtgatctacattttaaaatatcaagagaTCGCCTCAGTGCTTCTTCCCTTACTATGGAgagttttgcttttctttgggcTGGAGGAAGGGCTTCTTACGGTGTGTCAAAAGGCAAAGTCTGTTTTGAAATGAAG GTTACAGAGAAGATCCCAGTAAGGCATTTATATACAAAAGATATTGACATACATGAAGTTCGGATTGGTTGGTCTCTAACCACAAGTGGAATGTTACTTG GTGAAGAAGACTTTTCTTATGGGtattctctaaaaggaataaaaacatgCAGCTGTGAGACTGAAGAGTATGGAGAAAAGTTTGATGAAAATGATGTGATTACATGTTTTGCT AACTTTGAAAGTGATGAAATAGAACTTTCCTATGCAAAGAATGGACAGGATCTTGGCGTAGCCTTCAAAATCAGTAAAGAAGTTCTTGCTGGACGGCCACTCTTTCCACATGTTCTCTGCCACAACTGTGCTGTTGAATTTAATTTTGGTCAGAAGGAAAAGCCATATTTTCCAATACCTGAAGACTATGCTTTCATCCAGAATGTCCCCTTGGAAGACCGAGTTAGAGGTCCAAAGGGGCCTGAAGAGAAGAAAGATTGTGAA GTGGTTATGATGATTGGCTTGCCAGGAGCTGGGAAAACTACTTGGGTTACTAAACATGCAGCAGAAAATCCTGGTAAATACAACATTCTTGGAACAAATACCATAATGGATAAAATGATG gtgGCAGGTTTTAAGAAGCAAATGGCAGATACTGGAAAACTGAACACACTGCTGCAGAGAGCCCCACAATGTCTTGGAAAGTTTATTGAGATTGCTGCCCGGAAGAAGCGAAATTTCATTCTGGATCAG acAAATGTGTCTGCTGCTGCCCAGAGGAGGAAAATGTGCCTGTTTGCCGGCTTCCAACGAAAAGCTGTTGTAGTTTGCCCAAAGGATGAAGAATACAAGCAGAGAACACAGAAGAAAGCAGAAGTAGAAGGAAAAGACTTACCAGAACATGCAGTTCTCAAAATGAAAG GAAACTTTACACTGCCAGAGGTAGCTGAGTGTTTTGATGAAATAACCTATGTCGAGCTTCAGAAGGAGGAAGCCCAAAAACTTTTGGAGCAGTATAAGGAAGAAAGCAAAAAGGCTCTTCCCCCAGAAAAGAAGCAGAACACTGGTTCAAAGAAGAGCAATAAAAATAAGAGTGGCAAGAACCAGTTTAACAGAGGTGGTGGCCATAGAGGACGTGGGGGATTTAATATGCGAGGTGGAAATTTCCGAGGAGGAG CTCCCGGGAATCGTGGTGGATATAACAGGAGGGGCAACATGCCACAGAGAGGTGGTGGTGGAAGCGGAAGTGGTGGAATTGGCTACCCATACCCTCGTGGCCCTGTCTTTAGCAGCCGAGGTGGATATTCAAACAGAGGGGGGAACTACAACAGAGGTGGAATGCCCAACAGAGGGAACTACAACCAG aacttCAGAGGACGAGGAAACAATCGTGGCTATAAAAATCAATCTCAGGGCTACAACCAGTGGCAGCAGGGT CAATTCTGGGGTCAGAAGCCATGGAGTCAGCATTATCACCAAGGATATTATTGA
- the COX20 gene encoding cytochrome c oxidase assembly protein COX20, mitochondrial, producing the protein MAVAPDPGEPGEPGKGKPFKLLGILDVENIPCSRDSVLYGSLGSVVAGLGHFLLTSRIRRSCDAGVGGFIVVTLGYWFHCRYNYAKLRIQERMARDGIKNKILYESTHLDPDRKQTNSNSSH; encoded by the exons ATGGCTGTCGCGCCGGATCCCGGAGAGCCCGGAGAGCCGGGGAAAGGGAAG ccCTTTAAGCTCCTAGGAATTTTAGATGTGGAGAACATTCCCTGTTCCCGGGATTCGGTCTTATATGGTTCATTAGGATCTGTTGTGGCTGGCCTTGGACATTTTTTGTTAACTA GTAGAATTAGAAGGTCATGTGATGCTGGCGTAGGAGGATTTATCGTGGTGACTTTAGGATACTG gttcCACTGTAGGTATAATTACGCAAAGCTAAGAATCCAGGAAAGAATGGCCAGAGACggaattaaaaataagattttatatgAAAGTACCCACCTTGATCCTGACAGAAAACAAACCAACAGCAATAGCAGCCACTGA